In a genomic window of Venatoribacter cucullus:
- a CDS encoding substrate-binding periplasmic protein, producing MRVVLLLSFLLLSGAWLPLSAATVVQIGCSLSIPPYVIPHNNRGIMLDLLRRSLANAGLTLQLEYNSNHSNADGFNQGRLDGLCVTNQQATPSAFFASLPLVSFQNVAISLEERSLPLSTISDLRHYRVQGFSLARQLLPAEFSTAVSAAPLYLEQGDQIEQVRALFAGEADVIVMEKTVFRYFLSQLRRQNPTAAAASKPYRYAELFPHTDYYPAFRTATLRDQFDQGFQQLRASGEEQRIIQSYEQLLADYLFR from the coding sequence ATGCGTGTAGTGCTGTTGTTATCTTTCCTGTTGCTGAGCGGTGCCTGGCTGCCGCTCAGCGCAGCGACCGTTGTGCAGATAGGCTGCAGCCTGTCGATTCCCCCCTACGTTATTCCGCATAACAATCGCGGCATTATGCTCGATCTGCTGCGCCGTTCACTGGCCAACGCCGGTCTGACCCTGCAACTGGAATACAACAGCAACCACAGCAATGCCGATGGTTTTAATCAGGGCCGGCTCGACGGTCTCTGTGTTACCAACCAGCAAGCCACCCCCAGCGCTTTCTTTGCCAGCCTGCCATTGGTCAGCTTTCAGAATGTCGCCATCAGTCTGGAGGAGCGCAGCCTGCCACTGAGCACCATCAGCGACCTGCGTCATTACCGGGTACAGGGCTTCAGCCTGGCCCGGCAACTGTTGCCGGCCGAATTCTCTACGGCCGTCAGTGCCGCGCCGCTGTATCTGGAGCAAGGAGATCAGATTGAGCAGGTGCGCGCCCTGTTTGCCGGCGAGGCCGATGTGATTGTGATGGAAAAAACCGTGTTCCGGTATTTTCTCAGCCAGCTGCGCCGGCAGAATCCGACCGCAGCCGCGGCCAGCAAGCCCTATCGCTACGCTGAATTATTCCCTCATACCGACTATTACCCGGCCTTCCGCACCGCCACCCTGCGTGACCAGTTTGATCAGGGCTTTCAGCAGCTGCGCGCCAGTGGCGAAGAGCAGCGCATTATCCAAAGCTACGAACAACTGCTGGCGGATTACCTGTTCCGCTGA
- a CDS encoding malic enzyme-like NAD(P)-binding protein — translation MSQDFKQAALDYHQFPKPGKISVELTKPAQTSRDLSLAYSPGVAEPVKEIAADPENAYKYTSKGNLVAVISDGTAILGLGDLGPLASKPVMEGKSLLFKRFAGVDSIDIEVESESPQAFIDTVRRIAITFGGINLEDIKAPECFEIERTLIEQCDIPVFHDDQHGTAIVTVAGALNALEIVGKKVEDAKMCVLGAGAAAISCTKLMILAGMKPENVFMCDRNGVIHSGRTDLNQYKQAFAVDTDKRTVDDALDGADIFLGLSGPNMVTGEQIKKMAADPIIFACANPVPEIMPEIVKEVRPDAIMATGRSDYPNQVNNVLGFPFIFRGALDVRARRINEEMKLAAAKALAGLAKEPVTQEVLDAYGLESLEFGREYIIPKAVDTRLLGAVSSAVAQAAVDTGVARKPFPANYPLQTLADL, via the coding sequence ATGTCACAAGATTTCAAGCAAGCAGCCCTGGATTACCATCAGTTCCCGAAACCGGGCAAAATCAGTGTTGAACTGACCAAGCCGGCACAGACTTCCCGTGATCTGTCCCTGGCCTACAGCCCGGGTGTGGCTGAGCCGGTAAAAGAGATCGCTGCCGATCCGGAAAACGCTTACAAGTACACCTCCAAAGGTAACCTGGTAGCGGTTATTTCTGACGGTACTGCGATTCTGGGTCTGGGTGACCTGGGTCCGCTGGCCTCCAAGCCGGTAATGGAAGGCAAGAGCCTGCTGTTCAAACGCTTTGCTGGTGTGGATTCCATCGACATCGAAGTGGAATCTGAAAGCCCGCAAGCCTTCATCGACACCGTGCGTCGCATTGCGATTACCTTCGGTGGCATCAACCTGGAAGACATCAAAGCCCCTGAGTGCTTTGAAATCGAACGCACCCTGATCGAACAGTGCGATATTCCGGTATTCCACGATGACCAGCACGGTACCGCCATCGTTACCGTTGCCGGCGCTCTGAACGCGCTGGAAATTGTTGGTAAGAAAGTAGAAGACGCCAAAATGTGTGTACTGGGTGCCGGTGCTGCCGCCATTTCCTGTACCAAACTGATGATTCTGGCAGGCATGAAGCCGGAAAACGTCTTTATGTGTGACCGTAACGGCGTGATCCACTCTGGCCGTACCGATCTGAACCAGTACAAGCAGGCCTTCGCCGTTGATACTGACAAGCGTACCGTTGACGATGCGCTGGATGGTGCTGACATCTTCCTGGGTCTGTCTGGTCCGAACATGGTAACCGGCGAACAGATCAAGAAAATGGCCGCTGACCCGATCATCTTCGCCTGTGCTAACCCGGTTCCGGAAATCATGCCGGAAATCGTTAAGGAAGTGCGTCCGGATGCCATCATGGCGACCGGCCGTTCTGATTACCCGAACCAGGTAAACAACGTACTGGGCTTCCCGTTCATTTTCCGTGGTGCTCTGGACGTTCGCGCCCGTCGCATCAACGAAGAAATGAAACTGGCCGCCGCCAAAGCGCTGGCTGGCCTGGCGAAAGAGCCGGTTACTCAGGAAGTTCTGGATGCTTACGGTCTGGAGTCACTGGAGTTCGGTCGTGAGTACATCATTCCTAAGGCTGTTGATACCCGTCTGCTGGGCGCAGTATCTTCAGCGGTCGCTCAGGCTGCGGTTGATACCGGAGTGGCACGCAAGCCGTTCCCGGCGAACTACCCGCTGCAAACTCTGGCGGATCTGTAA
- the glnA gene encoding glutamate--ammonia ligase: MSEKTLNLIKENDVKWVDLRFTDFKGKEQHVTIPSRYVNEDFFETGQMFDGSSISGWKGIEASDMILMPDDSTSFMDPFTEDATLVLRCDIIEPSTMQGYDRDPRSVARRAEEYLKSTGLGDTAFFGPEPEFFMFDDVRWGSDMSGSFCKINSSEAAWNTETVMEGGNMGHRPRVKGGYFPVPPVDSHHDIRAAMCNTLEAIGLDVEVHHHEVANAGQNEIGVRFNTLVKKADEVQMLKYVVHNVANAYGKTVTFMPKPIVGDNGSGMHVHMSYWKDGVNQFAGDGYAGLSETALYFIGGIIHHAKSLNAFTNPSTNSYKRLIPGFEAPVMLAYSARNRSASIRIPYVASPKGKRIEARFPDPMANPYLAFAALLMAGLDGVKKKMHPGDAADKDLYDLPAEEALAIPQVCGSLREALASLQANHTFLTEGGVFSKDMIDAYIKMKMQDVYRVEHTTHPVEYDMYYSL; this comes from the coding sequence ATGTCAGAGAAAACTCTGAATCTGATCAAAGAAAACGACGTGAAGTGGGTTGACCTGCGTTTCACCGATTTCAAAGGTAAAGAGCAGCACGTCACCATTCCGTCCCGTTATGTAAACGAAGACTTCTTCGAAACCGGCCAGATGTTCGACGGTTCTTCTATTTCCGGCTGGAAGGGCATTGAAGCGTCCGACATGATCCTGATGCCGGATGACTCTACCAGCTTCATGGACCCCTTCACTGAAGACGCCACCCTGGTGCTGCGCTGCGACATCATCGAACCGTCCACCATGCAGGGTTACGACCGTGATCCGCGTTCCGTGGCCCGTCGCGCTGAAGAGTACCTGAAGTCTACTGGTCTGGGTGACACCGCATTCTTTGGTCCGGAGCCGGAATTCTTCATGTTTGACGACGTGCGCTGGGGCTCGGATATGTCCGGTTCCTTCTGCAAAATCAACTCGTCTGAAGCAGCCTGGAACACTGAAACGGTGATGGAAGGCGGCAACATGGGCCACCGTCCGCGCGTGAAAGGCGGTTACTTCCCGGTGCCTCCGGTTGACAGCCACCACGATATCCGTGCGGCCATGTGTAACACCCTGGAAGCCATTGGTCTGGACGTAGAAGTTCACCACCACGAAGTGGCCAACGCCGGTCAGAACGAAATCGGCGTGCGTTTCAACACCCTGGTTAAGAAAGCGGACGAAGTGCAGATGCTGAAGTACGTTGTCCACAACGTGGCTAACGCATACGGCAAAACCGTTACTTTCATGCCGAAGCCAATCGTTGGCGACAACGGTTCCGGTATGCACGTGCACATGTCTTACTGGAAAGACGGTGTGAACCAGTTTGCCGGTGACGGCTACGCGGGTCTGTCTGAAACTGCCCTGTACTTCATCGGCGGTATCATTCACCACGCCAAGTCACTGAATGCCTTCACCAACCCGTCCACCAACTCTTACAAGCGTCTGATTCCGGGCTTTGAAGCACCGGTTATGCTGGCTTACTCTGCCCGCAACCGTTCTGCTTCTATCCGTATTCCGTACGTAGCGTCTCCGAAAGGCAAGCGCATCGAAGCCCGCTTCCCGGACCCGATGGCGAACCCTTACCTGGCATTCGCTGCGCTGCTGATGGCTGGTCTGGACGGCGTGAAGAAGAAAATGCACCCAGGCGATGCCGCTGACAAAGACCTGTATGATCTGCCGGCGGAAGAAGCTCTGGCGATTCCACAGGTGTGTGGTTCGCTGCGCGAAGCACTGGCCAGCCTGCAAGCTAACCACACTTTCCTGACCGAAGGCGGCGTGTTCAGCAAAGACATGATCGATGCCTACATCAAGATGAAGATGCAGGACGTTTACCGTGTTGAGCACACCACTCACCCGGTTGAATACGACATGTACTACAGCCTGTAA
- the typA gene encoding translational GTPase TypA, with product MIENLRNIAIIAHVDHGKTTLVDKLLEQSGTLDRREGDRSMDSNDQEKERGITILAKNTAIQWNDYRINIVDTPGHADFGGEVERVMSMVDSVCLLVDAQDGPMPQTRFVTQKAFERGLRPIVVINKVDRPGARPDWVLDEIFDLFDRLGATEEQLDFPVIYASGLNGIAGLSPDELASDMTPLLQMIVDHVPPPPVNVDGPFQMQISALDYDSYVGVIGVGRITRGKLKPGTDVQIIDIKGKTRKGRILEVKGFHGFNRIVTTEASAGDIVCISGIDGLGISDTLCDPSAVEALPPLSVDEPTVSMTFQVNDSPFAGKEGKFVTSRNIKERLEKELIHNVALRVEDGDSPEKFKVSGRGELHLSVLIETMRREGFEMGISKPQVVVKEIDGVLQEPYEQVVIDIEEEHQGSIMEEMGNRRAEMTNMVPDGKGRVRLEFIAPARGLIGFRGLFLTLTSGSGILTNIFDHYGPVQSSLTSTRHNGVLVSMVGGKALGYALYTLQERGRLFIGPQTEVYEGMIIGLHSRDNDLVVNPTKAKQLTNVRASGTDEAIVLTPPVRHTLEQALEFIEDDELVEVTPISIRLRKKLLTENERKRAKKN from the coding sequence GTGATCGAAAACCTCAGAAACATCGCCATCATCGCCCACGTTGACCACGGTAAAACCACCCTGGTCGACAAACTGCTGGAGCAGTCCGGTACCCTGGACCGCCGCGAAGGCGATCGCTCCATGGACTCTAACGACCAGGAAAAAGAGCGTGGTATTACCATTCTGGCGAAGAACACCGCCATTCAGTGGAATGATTACCGCATCAACATCGTGGACACCCCCGGACACGCCGACTTCGGCGGCGAAGTAGAACGGGTAATGTCGATGGTGGACTCCGTGTGTCTGCTGGTCGACGCGCAGGACGGCCCAATGCCACAAACCCGTTTCGTCACCCAGAAAGCCTTCGAGCGCGGCCTGCGTCCGATCGTGGTCATCAACAAAGTTGACCGTCCGGGTGCACGTCCGGATTGGGTTCTGGATGAAATCTTCGACCTGTTCGACCGCCTCGGCGCCACTGAAGAACAGCTGGATTTCCCGGTTATCTATGCGTCCGGCCTGAACGGTATTGCCGGCCTGTCACCGGATGAACTGGCCAGCGACATGACCCCGCTGCTGCAGATGATTGTCGACCACGTACCGCCACCGCCGGTGAACGTTGACGGCCCGTTCCAGATGCAGATTTCGGCGCTGGATTACGACAGCTATGTGGGTGTTATCGGTGTTGGCCGCATTACCCGCGGTAAGCTGAAGCCTGGTACTGACGTACAGATCATCGATATCAAAGGCAAAACCCGTAAAGGCCGGATTCTGGAAGTAAAAGGTTTCCACGGCTTCAACCGCATTGTGACCACCGAAGCCAGCGCTGGCGACATCGTCTGTATTTCCGGTATCGACGGCCTGGGCATCTCCGACACACTGTGTGACCCGTCTGCCGTTGAAGCTCTGCCGCCACTGAGCGTGGATGAGCCGACCGTAAGCATGACGTTCCAGGTCAACGATTCACCCTTTGCCGGTAAAGAAGGTAAGTTCGTGACCAGCCGCAACATCAAAGAGCGTCTGGAAAAAGAACTAATCCACAACGTCGCCCTGCGTGTGGAAGACGGCGACAGTCCGGAAAAATTCAAAGTATCCGGCCGTGGCGAGCTGCATCTGTCGGTACTGATCGAAACCATGCGTCGTGAAGGTTTCGAAATGGGCATTTCCAAGCCGCAGGTGGTGGTGAAAGAAATCGACGGCGTGCTGCAAGAACCCTACGAGCAGGTTGTGATTGATATCGAAGAAGAGCACCAGGGCTCCATCATGGAAGAGATGGGTAACCGTCGTGCCGAAATGACCAACATGGTGCCGGATGGCAAAGGCCGTGTACGTCTGGAATTTATCGCTCCGGCCCGCGGCCTGATCGGTTTCCGTGGTCTGTTCCTGACCCTGACCTCAGGTTCCGGCATCCTCACCAACATCTTTGATCACTACGGTCCGGTTCAGTCCAGCCTGACCTCTACCCGTCACAACGGTGTACTGGTGTCCATGGTAGGCGGTAAGGCATTGGGTTATGCCCTGTACACCCTGCAGGAGCGCGGTCGTTTGTTCATCGGCCCGCAAACCGAAGTGTACGAAGGCATGATTATTGGTCTGCACAGCCGCGACAATGACCTGGTGGTAAACCCGACCAAGGCCAAGCAGCTGACCAACGTGCGTGCTTCCGGCACCGACGAAGCCATTGTACTGACCCCGCCGGTACGCCACACCCTGGAACAGGCACTGGAATTTATCGAAGACGACGAGCTGGTGGAAGTAACCCCCATCAGCATCCGTCTGCGGAAAAAACTGCTGACTGAAAACGAACGTAAGCGCGCCAAAAAGAACTGA
- a CDS encoding ATP-binding protein, which produces MRWYRSLFFKVFLWFWAVIFLAMWAAVITNHWIEEDYFRPASQNEVLHLVQMMERDQPIIAEGRKLWRKVRPGWNLVSVPADLITQLPHDLEEFADYAGQTAQVLYGQNDGWLMIGPLEQAGYLYIAVARPQWPGLLDNEDRWLVPVAMVLVVTLLCGALVWSLTTPIRRLQRTVRRLAAGNFDVSDLRHVRFREDEIGMLAGEVMDMAGALQRLLHSHQQLLRDVSHELRSPLTRLQIALGIARKKDQQNLLQAEHSRIERAVQQVDGLVSQILDLARLQQSDSALLQLQTLPLQEQLHEWVDDAEPELQQKQLQIDWQLSAGALPCRWDWLLIQRAFDNLLRNAIRFAPAGSVLQVGLSSSHGLVSLWVQDQGPGVPEEQLESIFDPFTQVDSARDHAAGGYGLGLALVRRIVELHEGMVTASNAYPGLRVVMRLPQRINTAKS; this is translated from the coding sequence ATGCGCTGGTACCGCTCGCTGTTTTTCAAAGTCTTTCTGTGGTTCTGGGCGGTTATCTTTCTGGCCATGTGGGCGGCGGTGATCACCAACCACTGGATTGAAGAAGACTACTTCCGCCCGGCCAGCCAGAACGAAGTGCTGCATCTGGTGCAGATGATGGAGCGCGACCAGCCCATCATTGCCGAAGGCCGCAAGCTGTGGCGTAAGGTGCGGCCGGGCTGGAATCTGGTGTCGGTGCCGGCTGACCTGATTACTCAGCTTCCCCACGATCTGGAAGAATTTGCCGATTACGCCGGCCAGACTGCGCAGGTGCTGTACGGCCAGAATGACGGCTGGCTGATGATCGGCCCGCTGGAGCAGGCCGGCTATCTCTATATTGCTGTGGCCCGGCCGCAATGGCCGGGACTGCTGGACAACGAAGACCGCTGGCTGGTGCCAGTGGCCATGGTGCTGGTGGTTACCCTGCTGTGCGGCGCTTTGGTGTGGAGCTTAACCACCCCCATCCGCCGTTTGCAGCGCACGGTGCGGCGTCTGGCGGCCGGCAACTTTGATGTGTCCGACCTGCGTCATGTGCGCTTCCGTGAAGATGAAATCGGCATGCTGGCCGGTGAAGTCATGGATATGGCCGGTGCGCTGCAACGGCTGTTGCACAGCCATCAGCAGTTGCTGCGCGATGTCTCGCATGAGTTACGTTCGCCGTTAACCCGGCTGCAGATTGCCCTCGGGATTGCCCGTAAAAAAGACCAGCAAAACCTGCTGCAGGCAGAGCACAGCCGTATTGAACGGGCGGTGCAGCAGGTGGATGGGCTGGTCAGCCAGATTCTCGACCTGGCCCGGCTGCAGCAAAGTGACAGCGCCCTGCTGCAGTTACAAACCCTGCCACTGCAGGAGCAGTTGCACGAATGGGTGGATGATGCCGAGCCGGAGCTGCAGCAAAAGCAGCTGCAGATTGACTGGCAGCTAAGCGCCGGAGCACTGCCGTGTCGCTGGGATTGGCTGCTGATTCAGCGGGCCTTCGATAATCTGCTGCGCAATGCCATCCGCTTTGCGCCGGCAGGTTCTGTGTTGCAGGTGGGGCTGAGCAGCAGTCATGGGCTGGTGTCGCTGTGGGTCCAGGATCAGGGCCCCGGGGTACCGGAAGAACAGCTGGAATCCATCTTTGATCCCTTTACCCAGGTGGACTCCGCCCGCGACCACGCCGCCGGTGGTTATGGCCTCGGGCTGGCACTGGTGCGGCGCATTGTTGAATTGCACGAAGGAATGGTGACGGCCAGTAATGCATATCCCGGCTTACGGGTGGTAATGCGTCTGCCGCAGCGTATAAATACGGCAAAATCATGA